A DNA window from uncultured Methanoregula sp. contains the following coding sequences:
- the uvrB gene encoding excinuclease ABC subunit UvrB, producing the protein MTEFQLVSGFAPAGSQPEAIRQLTEGLKRDEQYQTLLGVTGSGKTFTMANVIAAANRPTLVLAHNKTLAAQLYSEFCDFFPNNRVEYFVSYYDYYQPESYIPAKDQYIEKDSAINPKIEMLRLSATASLSNRRDVIVVASVSCIYGLGNPENFRNMGFELSVGQKISRTEIMSRLLDILFERNDLELMPGRFRVKGDTIDIIPGYFNDIIRIELFGDEIERISEVDKNTGNRKEQLKYFYVYPARHFVTPESARAAAIASIQKELAEVLPTLGLVESYRLEQRTRYDLEMIQETGSCKGIENYSRHFDGRSEGEKPYCLLDYFPDDFLMIIDESHQMIPQLHGMYNGDRSRKKSLIDYGFRLPSAYDNRPLKFHEFEQYMNSVIFVSATPQEYELKKSKKAIEQIIRPTGLIDPEVEVRPIEGQTDDVIREVQKTIERGDRVLITTLTKKLAEELSEFLSDRGVKTRYLHSEIQTLERTEIIRELRLGKFDVLVGINLLREGLDIPEVGFIGILDADKEGFLRDTKSLIQIIGRAARNVNSKVVLYADTMTDSMKRAIAETKRRRTLQVAFNKKHNIVPQTIIKPVKEKEVEITDTKHVPKNEIPNVVIELEKEMQDAAGRLDFERAIALREQIKQLHARLG; encoded by the coding sequence GTGACAGAATTCCAGCTCGTATCCGGTTTTGCACCGGCCGGTTCCCAGCCGGAAGCGATCCGGCAACTGACCGAAGGGCTCAAGAGAGACGAGCAGTACCAGACGCTTCTCGGTGTCACCGGTTCCGGCAAGACCTTCACGATGGCAAACGTGATTGCGGCAGCCAACCGGCCAACGCTCGTTCTTGCGCACAACAAGACGCTGGCTGCCCAGCTCTATTCGGAATTCTGCGACTTCTTCCCGAATAACCGGGTCGAGTACTTCGTCTCCTATTATGATTACTACCAGCCCGAGTCCTACATCCCGGCCAAAGACCAGTATATCGAGAAAGACTCGGCCATCAATCCCAAGATCGAGATGCTCCGGCTCTCGGCAACGGCATCGCTCTCGAACCGCCGGGACGTGATCGTGGTAGCCTCGGTCTCCTGTATCTACGGTCTCGGCAACCCCGAGAATTTCCGGAACATGGGCTTTGAGCTCTCGGTTGGCCAGAAGATCTCGCGGACCGAGATCATGAGCCGGCTCCTCGATATTCTCTTTGAGCGAAACGATCTCGAACTTATGCCGGGCCGGTTCCGGGTCAAGGGGGACACCATCGATATCATCCCCGGTTACTTCAACGATATCATCCGGATCGAGTTGTTCGGCGATGAGATCGAGCGGATCAGCGAAGTGGACAAGAATACCGGCAACCGGAAAGAGCAGCTGAAATATTTCTATGTCTACCCGGCCCGTCACTTCGTCACGCCAGAGAGTGCAAGGGCAGCGGCAATAGCCTCGATCCAGAAGGAACTTGCCGAAGTCCTTCCAACGCTCGGTCTTGTCGAATCGTACCGGCTCGAACAGCGGACGCGGTACGACCTGGAGATGATCCAGGAGACCGGCTCCTGCAAGGGCATCGAGAACTATTCCCGGCACTTCGATGGCCGGAGCGAGGGTGAGAAACCCTACTGCCTGCTCGACTATTTCCCGGACGATTTCCTGATGATCATCGATGAGAGCCACCAGATGATCCCCCAGCTCCACGGCATGTACAACGGCGACCGCTCGCGGAAGAAGTCGCTCATCGACTATGGTTTCCGGCTCCCGAGCGCGTACGACAACCGGCCCCTGAAGTTCCACGAGTTCGAGCAGTACATGAACTCGGTGATCTTCGTTTCGGCAACTCCGCAGGAGTATGAGCTTAAAAAATCGAAGAAAGCGATCGAGCAGATCATCCGCCCGACCGGGCTTATCGATCCCGAAGTCGAGGTCCGGCCGATAGAAGGCCAGACCGACGATGTTATCCGGGAGGTGCAGAAGACGATCGAGCGGGGCGACCGGGTCCTCATCACCACGCTCACCAAGAAACTCGCCGAGGAGCTCTCCGAATTTTTATCTGACCGGGGAGTCAAGACCCGGTATCTCCACTCCGAGATCCAGACCCTTGAGCGCACCGAGATCATCCGCGAGCTCCGGCTTGGCAAGTTCGATGTGCTGGTCGGGATCAACCTGCTCCGGGAAGGGCTCGACATCCCCGAAGTCGGGTTCATCGGGATCCTGGACGCGGACAAGGAAGGATTCCTCCGGGATACTAAGAGTTTAATCCAGATCATAGGCCGGGCAGCCCGGAACGTGAACTCGAAGGTGGTGCTCTATGCCGACACCATGACCGATTCGATGAAGCGGGCAATTGCCGAGACGAAACGGCGGCGCACCCTGCAGGTGGCGTTCAACAAAAAGCACAACATCGTGCCGCAGACCATCATAAAACCGGTCAAGGAGAAAGAAGTCGAGATCACCGATACCAAGCATGTGCCGAAGAACGAGATCCCGAACGTTGTCATCGAACTTGAAAAAGAGATGCAGGATGCGGCCGGGCGGCTCGACTTCGAGCGGGCGATTGCCCTGCGGGAACAGATCAAGCAGCTGCATGCGAGGCTTGGATGA
- the nifH gene encoding nitrogenase iron protein, with protein sequence MARQVAIYGKGGIGKSTTTQNTVAALAEAGKKIMVVGCDPKADSTRLLLHGLCQKTVLDTLRDEGDDIELDAILKPGFGNTLCVESGGPEPGVGCAGRGIITSINLLESLGAYTPDLDYVFYDVLGDVVCGGFAMPIREGKAEEIYIVASGELMALYAANNIAKGIQKYATNGKVRLGGIICNSRKVDNEHALLKAFAEELGSQLIYFVPRDNLVQRAEINKKTVIDFDPASGQAGEYRNLAQAIDNNKLFVIPKPMKQERLEELMMQHGFLDAM encoded by the coding sequence ATGGCACGACAAGTGGCAATTTACGGAAAAGGCGGTATCGGCAAATCGACTACAACCCAGAACACGGTGGCAGCGCTCGCGGAAGCGGGAAAGAAGATCATGGTTGTCGGGTGCGACCCCAAAGCGGACTCGACCCGGCTTCTCCTGCACGGGCTGTGCCAGAAGACCGTTCTCGACACGCTCCGGGATGAAGGAGACGACATCGAGCTCGATGCGATCTTAAAGCCCGGTTTCGGAAACACGCTCTGCGTGGAATCCGGCGGGCCGGAGCCGGGCGTTGGCTGTGCAGGACGGGGTATCATCACGTCCATCAACCTGCTCGAATCGCTCGGGGCCTATACACCGGACCTCGATTACGTCTTCTACGATGTGCTCGGCGATGTGGTCTGCGGCGGGTTCGCGATGCCGATCCGGGAAGGAAAGGCAGAGGAGATCTACATCGTTGCATCAGGCGAACTGATGGCGCTCTATGCAGCCAACAACATTGCCAAAGGTATCCAGAAATATGCAACGAACGGCAAGGTCAGGCTCGGCGGCATCATCTGCAACAGCCGTAAAGTGGACAACGAACATGCCCTCCTCAAGGCCTTTGCCGAGGAGCTCGGGAGCCAGCTCATCTACTTCGTTCCCCGTGACAACCTTGTCCAGCGGGCCGAGATCAACAAGAAGACGGTGATTGACTTCGACCCGGCATCGGGACAGGCTGGCGAGTACCGCAACCTTGCCCAGGCGATCGACAACAACAAGCTCTTCGTCATCCCCAAACCGATGAAGCAGGAGCGGCTCGAGGAACTGATGATGCAGCACGGGTTCCTTGACGCAATGTAA
- a CDS encoding P-II family nitrogen regulator: MLLIRAIVRPEKKDEVLAELSGAGFNAATMVDVVGRGKQKGIKIGGMVYDEIPKILILMVIPDEEKEKVVKIILGTARTGTDGTFGDGKIFVSPVEEAYTISRNSKGL; this comes from the coding sequence ATGTTACTGATAAGAGCAATCGTACGGCCGGAAAAGAAAGATGAAGTGCTTGCGGAACTCTCGGGCGCGGGATTCAATGCCGCAACCATGGTCGATGTTGTGGGTCGCGGAAAGCAGAAGGGCATCAAGATCGGGGGCATGGTCTATGACGAGATCCCCAAGATCCTCATCCTCATGGTGATCCCGGACGAGGAGAAAGAAAAAGTCGTGAAGATCATCCTTGGAACCGCCCGGACCGGAACCGACGGGACGTTTGGCGATGGCAAGATCTTCGTGAGCCCGGTTGAGGAAGCGTACACCATCTCGCGGAACAGCAAAGGCCTCTAG
- a CDS encoding P-II family nitrogen regulator, whose amino-acid sequence MKEIMAIVRMKKTGATKKALVATGVAGFTAVKVLGRGKLVTDPKELDKCREKLLAMGLDDFSDAGDTEKLVTSFLDGSRFFPRRLFTILAHDDDVPRIVEAITKVNRTEYGIGDGTIFVLPVEDAVRVRTGEAGEAAIW is encoded by the coding sequence ATGAAAGAGATCATGGCCATCGTGCGGATGAAAAAGACCGGCGCAACCAAAAAAGCCCTTGTCGCAACCGGCGTTGCCGGGTTCACTGCGGTAAAAGTGCTGGGCCGGGGAAAGCTGGTCACCGATCCAAAGGAGCTCGACAAATGCAGGGAGAAACTCCTTGCCATGGGACTCGACGACTTCAGCGATGCGGGAGATACCGAGAAGCTGGTCACCAGTTTCCTGGACGGGTCCAGGTTCTTCCCGCGGCGTCTCTTCACGATCCTGGCGCACGATGACGACGTGCCCCGGATTGTCGAGGCAATAACAAAAGTAAACCGGACAGAGTACGGGATTGGCGACGGCACCATCTTTGTCCTGCCGGTTGAGGATGCGGTCCGGGTCAGGACCGGTGAAGCAGGAGAAGCAGCTATCTGGTAA
- the nifD gene encoding nitrogenase molybdenum-iron protein alpha chain, whose translation MAGIDVTIEEMLEPYPDTVKKNRKKHLIVKNEAAECCPQIEANTRTIPGIISQRGCAYAGCKGVVVGPIKDMITITHGPVGCGYYSWGTRRNKARANDTTPKDKVYSQLCFTTDMQEPDIVFGGEKKLAKMIDEVVATFHPRAINICATCPVGLIGDDINAVAKAAEERHGIQVLAYNCEGYKGVSQSAGHHIANNNLMEKVIGTGTERKPGKHVINILGEYNIGGDGWELERILREIGYTVNCVLTGDSSYLDIKNLHLADLNLVQCHRSINYIAEMMETKYGTPWLKVNFIGIDSTNQSLRQMAKCFGDEELEKQTEIVIERETARVLPAMEQYRKICTGKTAFAIVGGSRSHHYQYLLRDLGMEMIIAGYEFAHRDDYEGRQVIPTIKSDADSKNIPELHLTADEKMYREAHVHLNLSKEKYEELKSQVPLNYYEGIYPNMKDGQVIIDDANHHEVEVLIKTAKPDLFLSGVRDKYIVHKMGVASKQLHAYDYSGPYAGYNGALNFARDVANALTTPAWNLIVPPWEQKIEGSENNA comes from the coding sequence ATGGCAGGAATCGATGTAACCATAGAGGAGATGCTCGAACCTTACCCGGATACCGTAAAGAAAAACCGGAAAAAGCATCTCATTGTAAAGAACGAGGCAGCGGAATGCTGCCCCCAGATCGAGGCGAACACGCGGACCATCCCCGGCATCATCTCGCAGCGCGGCTGTGCCTATGCCGGGTGCAAAGGTGTCGTGGTCGGTCCCATCAAGGACATGATCACCATCACCCACGGCCCGGTCGGCTGCGGGTACTACAGCTGGGGCACCCGCCGGAACAAGGCGCGGGCGAATGACACGACCCCAAAAGACAAGGTCTACTCCCAGCTCTGCTTCACGACCGACATGCAGGAGCCCGACATCGTCTTTGGCGGCGAAAAGAAACTCGCAAAGATGATCGACGAGGTCGTTGCAACGTTCCACCCAAGAGCTATCAACATCTGCGCAACCTGTCCCGTAGGTCTCATCGGGGACGATATCAACGCGGTGGCAAAAGCAGCCGAGGAACGGCACGGGATCCAGGTTCTGGCCTACAACTGCGAGGGCTACAAAGGGGTCAGCCAGTCGGCAGGCCACCATATCGCAAACAACAATCTCATGGAGAAAGTGATAGGCACCGGTACCGAGAGAAAACCTGGGAAACATGTCATCAACATCCTGGGCGAGTACAACATCGGCGGCGACGGCTGGGAACTGGAGCGGATCTTAAGAGAGATCGGCTACACAGTCAACTGCGTCCTCACCGGTGACTCGAGTTATCTCGATATCAAGAACCTGCACCTGGCCGATCTCAACCTCGTGCAGTGCCACCGCTCGATCAACTACATCGCCGAGATGATGGAGACAAAGTACGGCACGCCGTGGCTCAAGGTCAACTTCATCGGTATCGACTCAACAAACCAGTCGCTCCGGCAGATGGCGAAATGTTTCGGCGACGAAGAACTGGAGAAACAGACCGAGATCGTGATCGAACGCGAGACCGCCCGGGTCCTGCCCGCAATGGAGCAGTACCGCAAGATCTGCACGGGCAAGACAGCGTTTGCGATTGTCGGGGGTTCCCGGAGCCACCACTACCAGTACCTGCTCCGCGACCTCGGCATGGAGATGATAATCGCCGGCTACGAGTTCGCCCACCGCGACGATTACGAAGGCCGGCAGGTCATCCCCACCATCAAGAGCGACGCGGACAGTAAAAACATCCCCGAACTCCACCTGACCGCAGACGAGAAGATGTACCGGGAAGCCCATGTCCATCTCAACCTCTCAAAAGAGAAGTACGAGGAACTCAAGAGCCAGGTGCCGCTCAACTACTACGAAGGCATCTACCCGAACATGAAAGACGGCCAGGTCATCATCGACGACGCCAACCACCACGAGGTCGAAGTACTGATAAAAACAGCAAAACCCGATCTCTTCCTCTCCGGCGTCAGGGACAAGTACATTGTCCACAAGATGGGAGTTGCCTCCAAACAGCTCCATGCCTATGACTACAGCGGGCCGTACGCCGGTTACAATGGGGCGCTCAACTTTGCCCGCGATGTGGCAAATGCCCTGACAACCCCGGCCTGGAACCTGATCGTACCCCCCTGGGAACAAAAGATTGAAGGAAGTGAGAACAATGCTTGA
- a CDS encoding nitrogenase component 1, whose translation MLECIPENAAGHTTGKINPAKTCQPIGAMYAALGIHGCLPHSHGSQGCCAYHRMHLTRHFRDPVLASSSSFTEGASVFGGAANLKTSIKNIFKIYNPEIIAVHTTCLSETIGDDIPNIIKQSEIPEGKVVIHINTPSYQGSHITGFSGMCKAMVSYLARNDGTQKDQVNILPGFVNPGDMREIRRIVGELGIKMIMFPDTSGVLDTPLTSKYQMYPEGGATIDEIRDAGNSALTLALGSFASNDAAEVLQEKCGVTGIPLKLPIGLKATDDFIMALKNWFGVEVKKSLTIERGQVVDTLIDTHFHYQGKSVAIFGDPDHVIALTEFVLTMGMIPKYVLTGTPGKAFEPEIRKMLEEAGITGAKVKAEGDLFELHQWIKEEKVDLLIGTSYGKYIARAEDIPLVRVGFPVLDRAVHPLMPVVGYRGCLRLIEQISNALLERRDRDCLDEDYELVL comes from the coding sequence ATGCTTGAATGTATCCCGGAGAATGCAGCCGGACACACGACCGGCAAGATCAACCCGGCCAAAACCTGCCAGCCGATCGGCGCCATGTATGCTGCGCTCGGTATCCACGGGTGCCTGCCCCACAGCCACGGCTCGCAGGGCTGCTGCGCGTACCACCGGATGCACCTGACCCGGCATTTCCGGGACCCGGTGCTGGCCTCATCGAGCTCGTTTACCGAAGGAGCTTCCGTCTTCGGCGGGGCAGCGAACCTCAAGACCTCGATAAAAAACATCTTCAAGATCTACAATCCCGAGATAATAGCTGTCCACACTACCTGCCTCTCGGAGACCATCGGCGACGACATCCCCAACATCATCAAACAGTCCGAGATCCCCGAGGGAAAAGTCGTCATCCACATCAACACCCCGAGTTACCAGGGCTCCCATATCACCGGTTTCTCCGGCATGTGCAAAGCCATGGTCTCGTACCTGGCCCGGAATGACGGAACGCAGAAAGATCAGGTCAATATCCTGCCGGGATTTGTCAACCCCGGCGATATGCGGGAGATCCGGCGGATCGTAGGAGAACTCGGAATTAAAATGATCATGTTCCCGGACACCTCCGGTGTCCTCGACACCCCGCTGACCAGTAAGTATCAGATGTATCCCGAGGGCGGCGCAACGATTGATGAGATCCGCGATGCCGGCAACTCGGCCCTGACCCTCGCCCTTGGGTCGTTTGCCTCGAACGATGCGGCCGAAGTCCTGCAGGAGAAATGCGGTGTCACCGGTATCCCGCTCAAACTGCCCATAGGTCTCAAAGCAACGGACGACTTCATCATGGCCCTCAAAAACTGGTTCGGCGTCGAGGTCAAAAAGTCCCTCACGATCGAACGGGGCCAGGTAGTCGATACGCTGATCGACACCCACTTCCACTACCAGGGCAAGAGCGTTGCCATCTTCGGCGACCCGGACCATGTGATCGCGCTCACCGAATTCGTGCTCACGATGGGCATGATCCCGAAATACGTCCTGACCGGTACCCCGGGTAAAGCATTCGAACCGGAAATCCGGAAGATGCTCGAAGAAGCAGGTATCACCGGCGCGAAAGTCAAAGCGGAAGGCGATCTCTTCGAGCTCCACCAGTGGATCAAGGAAGAGAAAGTGGATCTCCTGATAGGCACGAGCTATGGCAAGTACATTGCCCGGGCCGAGGACATCCCGCTTGTCCGGGTCGGCTTTCCCGTTCTGGACCGGGCAGTCCACCCCCTGATGCCGGTTGTCGGGTACCGGGGATGCCTGCGCCTGATAGAGCAGATCTCAAATGCGCTCCTGGAACGGCGGGACCGCGACTGCCTTGACGAGGACTACGAACTGGTATTGTAA
- the nifE gene encoding nitrogenase iron-molybdenum cofactor biosynthesis protein NifE, producing MEDSCTLPAAQPAACISEREQSIITAGKSKTAIHCADDSLAGSVSQRACVFCGARVVLNPVTDAAHLVHGPIGCATYTWDIRGSLSSGPEMYRNSFSTDMKERDVVFGGEKKLASCIDEIVEKYHPPAIFVYATCVTGMIGDDIVAVCKEASRHHAIDVIPVESSGFISGNKVVGYRAAAVALMKLITPKEGEQVEKTRKLNFLGEYNLGGETWLTKRYLREMGIEINVAFTGDSTVAALKQAPGACLNLVQCTGSMHWVAMQLEKTFGTPFMDVNFFGAENTAESLRKIARFYDDPEITERTEALIEREMATIRPEIERYRGKLAGKRAAIYVGGAYKAVAIIRQLRELGMEIVITGTQTGKKEEYAAISGMLDEGAIVVDDANPAEIEKFLLEKKVDVMAGGVKERVLAYKLGIGFVDHNHDRKECLAGFEGAVTFAREVYVTTCSPVWKHLRPEAGGA from the coding sequence ATGGAGGATAGTTGTACCCTGCCGGCAGCACAGCCGGCGGCCTGCATCAGCGAACGCGAACAGTCCATCATCACCGCAGGCAAGAGCAAGACCGCTATCCACTGCGCAGACGACAGCCTGGCCGGCTCGGTGAGCCAGCGGGCCTGCGTCTTCTGCGGGGCCCGGGTTGTCTTAAACCCGGTAACGGATGCGGCCCACCTGGTCCACGGCCCGATAGGCTGCGCAACGTACACCTGGGATATCCGGGGCAGCCTTTCAAGCGGGCCCGAGATGTACCGCAACAGCTTCTCGACCGACATGAAAGAGCGCGACGTGGTCTTTGGCGGCGAGAAGAAACTGGCCTCCTGTATCGACGAGATCGTGGAGAAGTACCACCCGCCGGCCATCTTCGTATATGCAACCTGCGTCACCGGCATGATCGGCGACGATATCGTGGCCGTCTGCAAAGAAGCCTCACGCCACCATGCGATCGATGTGATTCCCGTTGAGTCGAGCGGCTTCATCTCCGGCAACAAAGTGGTCGGGTACCGGGCCGCTGCCGTTGCCCTGATGAAACTCATCACGCCGAAGGAGGGCGAACAGGTCGAAAAGACCCGGAAGCTCAACTTCCTCGGGGAGTACAATCTCGGCGGCGAGACCTGGCTTACCAAACGCTACCTCCGGGAGATGGGCATCGAGATCAATGTCGCCTTCACCGGTGACTCAACCGTTGCAGCGCTCAAACAGGCGCCCGGCGCGTGCTTAAACCTGGTCCAATGCACCGGGTCCATGCACTGGGTTGCGATGCAGCTCGAAAAGACGTTTGGGACCCCGTTCATGGATGTCAACTTCTTCGGGGCGGAGAACACCGCAGAAAGCCTCCGGAAGATCGCCCGGTTCTATGATGACCCGGAGATAACGGAGCGGACCGAGGCACTCATCGAGCGGGAGATGGCAACGATCCGGCCGGAGATCGAACGCTACCGCGGAAAACTTGCCGGCAAACGGGCAGCGATCTACGTGGGCGGGGCCTACAAGGCAGTTGCCATCATCCGGCAGCTCCGCGAGCTCGGGATGGAGATCGTAATCACCGGCACCCAGACCGGCAAGAAAGAAGAGTATGCAGCGATCAGCGGGATGCTCGATGAAGGCGCAATCGTGGTCGACGATGCGAACCCGGCCGAGATCGAAAAATTCCTGCTGGAGAAGAAGGTCGATGTCATGGCCGGTGGTGTCAAGGAGCGGGTGCTTGCCTACAAACTGGGCATCGGCTTTGTTGACCACAACCATGACCGGAAGGAATGCCTTGCCGGTTTCGAAGGGGCCGTCACGTTTGCCCGCGAGGTGTACGTAACCACGTGTTCACCGGTCTGGAAACACCTGCGGCCCGAAGCCGGGGGTGCATGA
- a CDS encoding nitrogenase component 1 produces MMAPVRTAGSVRQVNENQCQQCMPLGGVIAFKGIAGAMALVHGSQGCSTYMRLTNVEHYNEPVDIASSSLNEKQTIHGGEANLKKALDNVSRVYAPSVIGVLTTCLAETMGEDLDRIIRDYKNERGPAGADIIPVPTPSYSGSHTEGFWAATKAIIAHYARPTEPHRRINVIIPHISPADIREIKRILSLMGLAYTLIPDYSMTLDRPYGGKYQKIPSGGTQPAEIAAMPGAPLTIQFGETCPDELSPGLWLQQEYGVPLVNLPLPIGLQATDRLMELLQKLSGRSLPESLATERGWLLDGMADAHKYNAEGRPVIYGEPELVYAMTRVCAENGADPAVIASGTRNSRLSLCLEPLLAGLDEQPVILEETDFATIESAVLKTGANIAIGHSGGKFLTERHSIPLVRIGFPVHDRIGGQRILSAGYAGTLALIDRLTNTLQEAKYATYRQLRREEMNAIHITEGI; encoded by the coding sequence ATGATGGCGCCCGTCCGGACTGCCGGCAGTGTCCGGCAGGTGAACGAGAACCAGTGCCAGCAGTGCATGCCGCTTGGCGGAGTTATCGCGTTCAAAGGGATCGCGGGAGCAATGGCGCTCGTCCACGGTTCGCAGGGCTGTAGTACCTACATGAGACTGACAAATGTCGAGCATTACAACGAGCCGGTGGATATCGCATCCTCGTCCTTGAACGAGAAACAGACTATCCATGGCGGCGAGGCGAACCTGAAAAAAGCGCTCGACAACGTGAGCCGGGTCTATGCCCCGTCCGTGATCGGCGTCCTGACCACCTGCCTTGCCGAGACCATGGGCGAGGATCTCGACCGGATCATAAGGGACTACAAAAACGAGCGGGGTCCGGCCGGTGCCGATATCATACCGGTGCCAACACCCAGCTACAGCGGCAGCCACACGGAAGGGTTCTGGGCGGCAACAAAAGCCATCATCGCCCATTATGCCCGGCCAACGGAGCCGCACCGGCGGATCAATGTCATCATCCCGCACATCAGCCCTGCCGATATCCGGGAGATCAAACGGATCCTCTCACTCATGGGGCTCGCGTACACCCTCATTCCGGATTACTCGATGACGCTCGACCGGCCGTATGGCGGGAAATACCAGAAGATCCCGTCGGGCGGGACACAACCGGCGGAGATCGCAGCCATGCCGGGGGCGCCGCTCACGATCCAGTTCGGGGAGACCTGCCCGGACGAACTCTCGCCGGGGCTCTGGCTTCAGCAGGAGTACGGCGTCCCGCTCGTAAACCTGCCCCTGCCCATCGGGCTCCAAGCAACCGATCGTCTCATGGAACTCCTGCAGAAACTCAGCGGGCGGAGCCTGCCTGAATCTCTCGCAACCGAACGCGGCTGGCTTCTCGACGGGATGGCGGATGCCCACAAGTACAATGCAGAAGGCAGGCCGGTCATCTACGGCGAGCCGGAACTCGTGTACGCCATGACCCGGGTCTGCGCCGAGAATGGTGCGGACCCTGCGGTCATTGCCAGCGGGACCCGGAACAGCCGGCTTTCCCTCTGCCTTGAACCGCTTCTCGCGGGGCTGGATGAGCAGCCGGTCATCCTTGAAGAGACGGATTTCGCAACGATTGAGAGTGCGGTCTTAAAAACAGGAGCAAATATCGCGATCGGCCATTCGGGCGGGAAGTTCTTGACCGAGCGGCACAGCATCCCGCTTGTCCGCATAGGTTTTCCCGTCCATGACCGGATCGGGGGCCAGCGGATCCTCTCGGCCGGCTATGCAGGTACGCTCGCCCTTATCGACCGTCTTACGAACACCCTGCAGGAAGCCAAGTATGCCACATACCGCCAGCTCCGCAGGGAAGAGATGAACGCTATCCACATAACGGAAGGTATCTGA
- a CDS encoding 2Fe-2S ferredoxin: protein MQKPKYHIFVCTSSRANGQQKGFCHAKTSVEVMAKFMEEIEERGITGEVFLSNTGCFGICEKGPVVVVYPDNVWYGSVTPDDVAEILDQHIEGGTPVERLAL, encoded by the coding sequence ATGCAAAAACCGAAGTATCACATTTTCGTCTGCACCAGCTCCCGGGCCAACGGGCAGCAGAAAGGGTTCTGCCATGCGAAGACCAGTGTCGAGGTCATGGCAAAATTCATGGAAGAGATCGAAGAACGCGGCATCACGGGGGAGGTCTTCCTCTCCAACACCGGCTGTTTTGGCATCTGCGAGAAAGGCCCCGTTGTCGTAGTCTACCCCGACAATGTCTGGTACGGGTCGGTGACGCCCGATGACGTGGCCGAGATCCTCGACCAGCACATCGAAGGCGGGACACCGGTGGAACGCCTTGCCCTGTGA